CTCAACAGCagcgatgactgagtgaatcccttcccacgcacggagcaggtgaacggcctctccccagtgtgaactcgccggTGTGTCAGTAAATCCTTTTTAATTTTAAATCTCTTCTCAGTCAGAACATTGAAAAGATCAGTTATcaatgtgaacaagttggtgttcaTTGAAGTGGGaggactgagtgaatcctttcccacacactgagcaggtgaacagtgtctcctcagtgtgaactcgctggtgtctctgcAGGGCGGATGAGTGagcgaatctcttcccacactcagaacaggtgaacggcctctccccagtgtgagttcgCTGGTGTGTCTGCAGGTCTCTTCtgcttttaaatctcttctcacagtcagaacatgtaaatggtctctcaccagtgtgaactcgttggtgtttcagcaggttggaggTCTGagagaatcctttcccacactcagagcaagtgaatggtctctccccagtgtgaactcgctggtgtgtcagaaggctgGATaaatgagtgaatctcttcccacacacagagcaggtgaacggcctctccccagtgtgagtgcgctggtgtgCCATCAAATCCTTTgtacttttaaatctcttctcacagtcagaacatgtaaacggtctcttatcagtgtgaacaagttggtgtttcagcaggttggatgacagagtgaatcttttCCCACACTCagcgcaggtgaatggcctctccccagtgtgaactcgctggtgtctcagcagggtggatgagagagcaaatctcttcccacacatggagcaggtgaaaggcctctccccagtgtgagtgcgttggtgtgtcTGTAGATCCCTTGtgtttttaaagctcttctcacagtcagaacatttaaaaggtcgctCCCCAGCATGAATGCGCTGGTGTATACAGAGGGTGGATGAAcaggcaaatcccttcccacacatggagcaggtgaacggtctctccccagtgtgaactcgctggtgtatgtaCAGGCTGGATGAAcatgcaaatcccttcccacacacggagcaggtgaatggcctctccccagtgtgagtgcgttggtgtgtcTGTAGATCCCttgtgcttttaaagctcttctcacagtcagaacatttaaatggtCGGTCTCCAGTATGAACTCGTTGGTGTATACAGAGGCTGGATGAAcatgtaaatcccttcccacagacggagcaagtgaacggcctctccccagtgtgactgcgtcgatgagtttccagccgGGATGggaaattgaatcccttcccacagtccccacatttccatggtttctccgtggtgtgggtgtccttgtgtctctccaggttggataatCACTTGAtgccttgtccacacacagaacCCATGTACAGTTTCTCTCCGCTGTGAATgatgtgatgttttttcaggctgtgtaactggttaaacctctttccacagtcagtgcactggaacactctcactcgggtgtgtgtatctcagtgtttttCCAACCAcaatgatgtttgaaatcttttcccacagagagaacagacaaacatttctccttccacgttCAAAGCCaggtgatattcaggtcctgatgaatcgagtgactctgtcagatcttgatgtaatgtttggtttgagtttcctgtctgcaaatcctccccgtctgagcccctgtaaaaggagtttacaaaattcattactgtcagtccaggatagaaattcagaagagaCAAACATTTCTCTTGGTTTGAATTTGCAGTGTGTAAATCCTCCTCATCCAAGTCTCTGTAAAAGGAATTTACAAAAGCCAGTCATTTCAGGATAGAAATTTttcacattctctcctcctgcttcctggcccaggat
This genomic window from Heterodontus francisci isolate sHetFra1 chromosome 34, sHetFra1.hap1, whole genome shotgun sequence contains:
- the LOC137348700 gene encoding zinc finger protein 229-like; translated protein: LSNLERHKDTHTTEKPWKCGDCGKGFNFPSRLETHRRSHTGERPFTCSVCGKGFTCSSSLCIHQRVHTGDRPFKCSDCEKSFKSTRDLQTHQRTHTGERPFTCSVCGKGFACSSSLYIHQRVHTGERPFTCSMCGKGFACSSTLCIHQRIHAGERPFKCSDCEKSFKNTRDLQTHQRTHTGERPFTCSMCGKRFALSSTLLRHQRVHTGERPFTCAECGKRFTLSSNLLKHQLVHTDKRPFTCSDCEKRFKSTKDLMAHQRTHTGERPFTCSVCGKRFTHLSSLLTHQRVHTGERPFTCSECGKGFSQTSNLLKHQRVHTGERPFTCSDCEKRFKSRRDLQTHQRTHTGERPFTCSECGKRFAHSSALQRHQRVHTEETLFTCSVCGKGFTQSSHFNEHQLVHIDN